In Ctenopharyngodon idella isolate HZGC_01 chromosome 2, HZGC01, whole genome shotgun sequence, the following are encoded in one genomic region:
- the otulinb gene encoding OTU deubiquitinase with linear linkage specificity b isoform X2 encodes MSTLSGCAPENYISLNPLFTGSIRRLFVVTVQEDRKSRSTQSTQGRKADVKGKAAGKDAYSPGPERSSESTHTMQKRAQEEAKSTHSDCNLSQQHLMKTSSAEDEKGEVDLYRGEEEIEQELQEKHQSKSVAVGEAQSSVSAAEDLQTYSEREWKGNTTKSQLIRKGYEAIASEFNLRRVRGDNYCALRAMLFQVLSQSKQLPAWLHDSDIIKWPKEIHSDKDFIKEWQFPFESRKSKVQHLEQCLELLKKKWQEAVECKSLEDRERMCQQVFRGHDEEYELLEALKFLMLRTAIQLHSDMEKGSDVPEFCWLLFARDSSKCPRTFLNNHLRHVGFSGGLEQVEMCLLGHSLQQTIRVVRLYKCDTEEFITYYPNDHREDWPPPLCLITEDDRHYNALVPKKSSKFDERGRPKWNQPSDGQSNITTCL; translated from the exons ATGTCAACGCTGAGTGGCTGCGCACCGGAAAACTACATTTCCCTTAATCCCCTATTCACAGGAAGTATTCGTAGGCTCTTTGTAGTCACAGTTCAGGAGGACCGTAAAAGCAG ATCGACACAGAGCACTCAAGGTCGGAAAGCAGATGTAAAGGGCAAGGCAGCTGGAAAGGATGCTTATTCTCCTGGACCTGAGAGAAGCTCTGAATCTACCCACACTATGCAAAAACGTGCTCAGGAGGAGGCCAAATCTACCCATAGTGACTGTAATTTATCCCAGCAACATCTGATGAAAACATCGTCTGCTGAAGATGAAAAGGG TGAGGTGGACCTATACAGAGGAGAAGAGGAAATAGAACAAGAACTGCAAGAGAAGCACCAGTCAAAGTCAG TGGCTGTTGGTGAGGCCCAGAGCAGCGTGTCAGCTGCCGAAGATCTTCAGACCTACAGCGAGAGAGAGTGGAAAGGCAATACCACTAAAAGTCAGCTTATCCGAAAG GGTTATGAAGCAATAGCCAGTGAGTTCAATCTACGCAGAGTAAGAGGTGATAACTATTGTGCCCTGAGGGCGATGCTCTTCCAGGTGCTCAGCCAGTCTAAACAGCTTCCTGCCTGGTTACATGACTCTGATATTATTAAG TGGCCAAAAGAAATTCATTCTGATAAGGATTTTATTAAGGAGTGGCAATTTCCATTTGAAAGCAGGAAGAGCAAAGTACAGCATCTTGAACAATGCCTGGAATTACTGAAGAAAAAG TGGCAAGAGGCTGTCGAGTGTAAAAGTCTTGAAGATAGGGAGCGCATGTGCCAGCAGGTGTTCAGAGGTCATGATGAGGAGTATGAGCTTCTGGAAGCGCTGAAGTTCTTGATGCTGAGGACTGCCATTCAGTTGCACTCAGATATGGAGAAGGGCTCTGACGTACCAGAGTTCTGCTGGCTCCTCTTTGCTCGTGACTCGTCCAAATGCCCCAGGACCTTCCTCAACAATCACCTCAGACATGTCGGCTTCAGTGGTGGTCTGGAACAG GTGGAGATGTGCCTCCTGGGTCATTCCCTCCAACAGACGATCCGGGTTGTTCGGCTGTACaagtgtgacactgaagagtttATCACATACTACCCGAACGACCACAGGGAAGACTGGCCTCCTCCTCTATGTTTGATTACAGAAGATGacagacactacaatgcacttgTACCCAAAAAGTCCTCCAAATTTGATGAACGTGGTAGGCCAAAGTGGAATCAACCCTCAGATGGACAATCAAACATAACTACATGCCTTTAA
- the otulinb gene encoding OTU deubiquitinase with linear linkage specificity b isoform X1, with the protein MSTLSGCAPENYISLNPLFTGSIRRLFVVTVQEDRKSSPPCRDAGWTSLLMYHYDSGTKDVQNRQTDKTMNKKAKLGFDSSQQSQRKKSKKNHGSTQSTQGRKADVKGKAAGKDAYSPGPERSSESTHTMQKRAQEEAKSTHSDCNLSQQHLMKTSSAEDEKGEVDLYRGEEEIEQELQEKHQSKSVAVGEAQSSVSAAEDLQTYSEREWKGNTTKSQLIRKGYEAIASEFNLRRVRGDNYCALRAMLFQVLSQSKQLPAWLHDSDIIKWPKEIHSDKDFIKEWQFPFESRKSKVQHLEQCLELLKKKWQEAVECKSLEDRERMCQQVFRGHDEEYELLEALKFLMLRTAIQLHSDMEKGSDVPEFCWLLFARDSSKCPRTFLNNHLRHVGFSGGLEQVEMCLLGHSLQQTIRVVRLYKCDTEEFITYYPNDHREDWPPPLCLITEDDRHYNALVPKKSSKFDERGRPKWNQPSDGQSNITTCL; encoded by the exons ATGTCAACGCTGAGTGGCTGCGCACCGGAAAACTACATTTCCCTTAATCCCCTATTCACAGGAAGTATTCGTAGGCTCTTTGTAGTCACAGTTCAGGAGGACCGTAAAAGCAG CCCGCCATGCAGAGATGCAGGTTGGACCTCCCTGCTCATGTATCATTATGATTCAGGTACGAAGGATGTGCAAAATCGCCAAACTGACAAAACCATGAACAAAAAAGCAAAGCTTGGTTTTGATTCTAGCCAACAGAGTCAgagaaaaaaatccaaaaagaaTCATGG ATCGACACAGAGCACTCAAGGTCGGAAAGCAGATGTAAAGGGCAAGGCAGCTGGAAAGGATGCTTATTCTCCTGGACCTGAGAGAAGCTCTGAATCTACCCACACTATGCAAAAACGTGCTCAGGAGGAGGCCAAATCTACCCATAGTGACTGTAATTTATCCCAGCAACATCTGATGAAAACATCGTCTGCTGAAGATGAAAAGGG TGAGGTGGACCTATACAGAGGAGAAGAGGAAATAGAACAAGAACTGCAAGAGAAGCACCAGTCAAAGTCAG TGGCTGTTGGTGAGGCCCAGAGCAGCGTGTCAGCTGCCGAAGATCTTCAGACCTACAGCGAGAGAGAGTGGAAAGGCAATACCACTAAAAGTCAGCTTATCCGAAAG GGTTATGAAGCAATAGCCAGTGAGTTCAATCTACGCAGAGTAAGAGGTGATAACTATTGTGCCCTGAGGGCGATGCTCTTCCAGGTGCTCAGCCAGTCTAAACAGCTTCCTGCCTGGTTACATGACTCTGATATTATTAAG TGGCCAAAAGAAATTCATTCTGATAAGGATTTTATTAAGGAGTGGCAATTTCCATTTGAAAGCAGGAAGAGCAAAGTACAGCATCTTGAACAATGCCTGGAATTACTGAAGAAAAAG TGGCAAGAGGCTGTCGAGTGTAAAAGTCTTGAAGATAGGGAGCGCATGTGCCAGCAGGTGTTCAGAGGTCATGATGAGGAGTATGAGCTTCTGGAAGCGCTGAAGTTCTTGATGCTGAGGACTGCCATTCAGTTGCACTCAGATATGGAGAAGGGCTCTGACGTACCAGAGTTCTGCTGGCTCCTCTTTGCTCGTGACTCGTCCAAATGCCCCAGGACCTTCCTCAACAATCACCTCAGACATGTCGGCTTCAGTGGTGGTCTGGAACAG GTGGAGATGTGCCTCCTGGGTCATTCCCTCCAACAGACGATCCGGGTTGTTCGGCTGTACaagtgtgacactgaagagtttATCACATACTACCCGAACGACCACAGGGAAGACTGGCCTCCTCCTCTATGTTTGATTACAGAAGATGacagacactacaatgcacttgTACCCAAAAAGTCCTCCAAATTTGATGAACGTGGTAGGCCAAAGTGGAATCAACCCTCAGATGGACAATCAAACATAACTACATGCCTTTAA